A single window of Leclercia adecarboxylata DNA harbors:
- a CDS encoding SDR family NAD(P)-dependent oxidoreductase — translation MTQTVLVTGAAAGLGNAIAAHLLKQGYQVVLTDVDVDRAREAADRLDDGQGRVLALGLDICQPQDFTRALEATIERFGSLEVLVNNAALTLATPVMEIDVEEFDRVIATNLRGTFVGCQTFGRYFATRGYGRIINLASLAGQNGGTASGAHYAASKGGILTLTKIFARELSKSGVTVNAIAPGPLDLPMVHALVPEEKMPGLLQTIPVGQLGEAEFVAQAVALLASEQASFVTGATWDINGGLFMR, via the coding sequence ATGACGCAAACCGTATTAGTGACCGGCGCCGCCGCCGGTCTGGGCAACGCCATTGCCGCTCATCTGCTGAAGCAGGGTTATCAGGTGGTGCTGACCGATGTCGATGTGGATCGCGCCCGGGAGGCCGCAGATCGTCTCGATGACGGTCAGGGCAGGGTGCTGGCGCTGGGGCTGGATATCTGCCAGCCGCAGGATTTCACCCGGGCGCTCGAGGCGACCATTGAACGCTTCGGCAGCCTGGAGGTGCTGGTCAACAATGCTGCCCTGACCCTCGCCACCCCGGTGATGGAGATTGACGTCGAGGAGTTCGACCGGGTGATCGCCACCAACCTGCGCGGCACCTTTGTCGGCTGTCAGACCTTTGGGCGCTACTTCGCCACCCGCGGCTACGGTCGCATCATTAATCTGGCCTCGCTGGCCGGGCAGAACGGCGGCACTGCCTCCGGGGCCCACTACGCGGCCTCGAAGGGCGGCATTCTGACCCTGACCAAAATCTTTGCCCGCGAGCTGAGCAAATCCGGCGTAACGGTCAACGCCATCGCCCCGGGCCCGCTGGATCTGCCCATGGTTCACGCCCTGGTGCCGGAAGAGAAGATGCCCGGGCTGCTGCAAACGATCCCGGTGGGCCAGCTAGGGGAAGCAGAGTTTGTCGCCCAGGCCGTGGCCTTGCTGGCATCCGAACAGGCGTCGTTTGTCACCGGGGCGACCTGGGACATCAACGGCGGTCTGTTTATGCGTTAA
- a CDS encoding aromatic-ring-hydroxylating dioxygenase subunit beta, producing the protein MTPDSVLFAAMSVINLEGDLLDQGEFNAWLDLWQRDGLYVVPIDPNENDFKNTLNYACDDHHMRERRVKRLYSGESISTTPRARTLRTLSRFRLLESSEDLIVVRGAQSLWEHRKGHSRHYAADITWHLKPQEGRLLITQKVIRLVNSDDVLHSIGYIL; encoded by the coding sequence ATGACGCCAGATTCTGTGCTGTTTGCGGCGATGTCCGTAATTAACCTCGAAGGCGATCTGCTGGACCAGGGCGAGTTCAACGCCTGGCTGGATCTGTGGCAGCGCGACGGCCTGTACGTGGTGCCGATCGACCCGAACGAGAACGATTTCAAAAACACCCTTAACTACGCCTGCGACGATCACCACATGCGCGAGCGCCGGGTGAAGCGCCTCTACAGCGGGGAGTCAATCTCCACTACGCCGCGGGCCAGAACGCTGCGCACCCTGTCGCGCTTCCGCCTGCTGGAGTCCAGCGAGGATCTGATCGTGGTGCGCGGGGCGCAATCCCTGTGGGAGCACCGCAAAGGCCACAGCCGCCACTACGCGGCGGACATCACCTGGCACCTCAAGCCGCAGGAGGGCAGGTTGCTGATTACGCAGAAGGTGATCCGCCTGGTTAACAGCGACGATGTGCTGCACAGCATCGGCTACATCCTCTGA
- a CDS encoding Rieske 2Fe-2S domain-containing protein, which produces MQCDHIINVKNIDTTAQPVPTREEIAALVKADRVHTSLYTSDELFQLELDRIFTKTWVWVAHVSEIPETGSFKTTEIGTQPVIVVRDRKGTVHTLLNRCRHRAATVCEHRTGKTNSFVCPYHGWGYALDGSLRGVPHPESYADQLEKNELGLVSLRTEQYAGMVFATFNEQIEPLEDFLGAAKKWMDLFMKQGAGYPVKTGPAHRFRFPGNWKIQLENTTDGYHFPVVHRSFLSSVDKQTEEMLNFVDGSGYVEDLGNGHSVMVMIPELVDLEANLDAPIPERFIGLADELRKEHDEEQVRRIVRAVGGSGFNLNLFPNIACSMAFFRVLQPISVMETEIHHAVITMDGGPEIANQARLRLHEHFQGPMGFGTPDDSEAWERVQRGATAGDDLWIMLNRGLAGEYRTDDGLRSDVSAETGMRAAYQQWKKLMTESEK; this is translated from the coding sequence ATGCAGTGTGACCACATCATCAATGTCAAAAATATCGATACCACGGCGCAGCCCGTCCCGACCAGAGAAGAGATTGCGGCCCTGGTGAAGGCGGACCGCGTCCACACCTCGCTCTATACCTCAGATGAGCTGTTCCAGCTGGAGCTGGACCGTATTTTCACGAAAACCTGGGTCTGGGTGGCGCACGTCAGCGAGATCCCGGAGACCGGCAGCTTTAAAACCACCGAGATCGGCACCCAGCCGGTGATTGTGGTGCGCGACCGCAAAGGCACCGTCCACACCCTGCTGAACCGCTGCCGACACCGCGCGGCCACCGTCTGCGAACACCGCACCGGCAAAACCAACAGCTTCGTCTGCCCGTACCACGGCTGGGGCTACGCCCTCGACGGCAGCCTGCGCGGCGTGCCGCACCCGGAAAGCTACGCCGACCAGCTGGAGAAAAACGAACTGGGGCTGGTGTCGCTGCGTACCGAGCAGTACGCGGGCATGGTGTTCGCCACCTTTAACGAGCAGATCGAACCCCTGGAGGATTTCCTCGGCGCGGCGAAGAAGTGGATGGATCTGTTTATGAAGCAGGGGGCGGGCTACCCGGTCAAGACCGGGCCTGCGCACCGCTTCCGCTTCCCGGGCAACTGGAAAATCCAGCTGGAGAACACCACCGACGGCTACCACTTCCCGGTGGTGCACCGCTCCTTCCTCAGTTCGGTCGATAAGCAGACCGAAGAGATGCTCAATTTTGTGGACGGCAGCGGCTATGTCGAAGATCTCGGCAACGGCCACAGCGTGATGGTGATGATCCCCGAGCTGGTGGATCTGGAAGCCAACCTCGATGCGCCGATCCCGGAACGCTTTATCGGGCTGGCGGACGAACTGCGCAAAGAGCACGACGAAGAGCAGGTCCGCCGCATCGTGCGGGCGGTGGGCGGCTCTGGCTTCAACCTCAACCTGTTCCCGAACATCGCCTGCTCGATGGCCTTCTTCCGCGTTCTGCAGCCGATCTCGGTGATGGAAACCGAAATTCACCACGCGGTGATCACCATGGACGGCGGGCCGGAGATTGCCAACCAGGCGCGTCTGCGTCTGCACGAACACTTCCAGGGCCCGATGGGCTTTGGCACCCCGGATGACTCCGAGGCCTGGGAACGCGTCCAGCGCGGGGCCACAGCGGGGGACGACCTGTGGATCATGCTTAACCGCGGCCTGGCCGGGGAGTACCGCACTGACGACGGCCTGCGCAGCGACGTCAGCGCCGAAACCGGGATGCGTGCGGCCTACCAGCAGTGGAAAAAGTTAATGACGGAGAGCGAAAAATGA
- a CDS encoding nuclear transport factor 2 family protein, which produces MSPQDALRLQQLEDQQAARVCISNYMRLCDRLDSMETVQAIGALFSADACWEGVGEPYATRLGRHQGRAAIEAMMASYVRHPAHFALNAHFLCSEALYQDADGELHGRWLMLQTSAFTAGGAHLNAAELQIIFRREAGEMTIHHFTTRNLFSRPVSHWQTADALPVPDNNQTPDDEQETDYAV; this is translated from the coding sequence GTTTACAGCAGCTTGAGGATCAGCAGGCAGCCCGGGTCTGTATCAGCAACTACATGCGGCTGTGCGATCGGCTGGACAGCATGGAGACGGTACAGGCCATCGGGGCGCTGTTCAGCGCAGACGCCTGCTGGGAAGGGGTGGGGGAGCCCTACGCCACCCGGCTGGGCAGGCATCAGGGGCGTGCGGCGATTGAGGCGATGATGGCGAGCTACGTCCGCCACCCGGCGCACTTCGCCCTCAATGCCCACTTTCTCTGTTCCGAAGCCCTGTATCAGGATGCCGACGGCGAGCTGCACGGCCGTTGGCTGATGCTGCAAACCTCCGCCTTTACCGCCGGAGGGGCGCACCTGAACGCGGCCGAGTTGCAGATTATTTTCCGTCGCGAGGCGGGGGAGATGACCATCCACCATTTCACCACCCGCAACCTGTTCAGCAGGCCGGTAAGCCACTGGCAGACGGCGGATGCGCTCCCGGTACCCGACAACAATCAGACCCCCGACGACGAGCAGGAGACAGATTATGCAGTGTGA